The DNA window CAACCGCGCGCTCGGGCTGGTCGAGCTCGGTCGTCTGACGGGGCTGTCGCCGGCGATGCTTTCGAAGATCGAGACCGGCAAGAGCGTGCCGACGCTGTCGACGCTGGCGCGCGTGGCCATCGTCTTCAGCGTCGGGCTGGATCACTTCTTCCGTCCCGAGGAGGAGCGGCCGGTGTGCGCGATCGTGCGGCGCCGCGAGCGCATGCGCTTTCCGGAGGAGTCGGGGTCGAAGAGCCCGAGCTTCTGGTTCGAGAGCCTGGACTTTCCGGCCACCGACCGTGCGATGAGCGCGTACGTGGCCGAGATCGAGCCGCAGGACGAGCCCGGGCGGTCGACGCACCAGCATGAAGGGTACGAGCTGTTGTATGTCATCGAAGGAACGCTGGGGCTGTGGCACGACGGCATCGAGCACCGTCTCGACAAGGGCGACTCGGTCTACCTCGACGCGCGCGCACCGCACGGCTACCGCCGACTGAGCAGCAAGCGCTGCACCGCAATCGTGGTCACCGCCCCTTGAAAAAGGGTCGGTGCACTCGCTGCGCCGCCATGCTCGAGCGCGAGAGCTCGGTCATTCAAAGCGCGAGGGCGAGGTAGAGCTGGAAGAAGAGGATGGGCTCGTCGTCGCCGAACGCGTGCTCGGCGGCGGCGGCGGGGAAGGCGATGCTACCGACCGGGCTGACCGAGACCGTGTCGGTCACGGTCCAATCCACGTACACGTCGAGCTCGTCGGCGAAGGCGCCGGCGCGCGCGCTGCCGGAGTTGGCGAAGAACGAGCGCGGCTGCTCGAGCGCGAAGTGCCAGTACATGGCGCCGGCCGCCACGGTCTCGCTCAGGTCGGCGTGAAGATGCACGTGATGCACCGTCTGGTTGCTGTTGAACAGATACGCGGCGCCGACGATTTCGCCTTGCGACCACGTTCCCCAGCCGCGCTCGAAATGGTCGCCGTAAAACAGCGGGTCGAATGCCTCCGAGGCGACCGTGTCCGGATCATCGCCGCCGAACCACGCGTAGCGGTAGCGCAGCCACGGCGTCCAGCGCAGCCACGACAGCTGGTACTCGATCTCGGCGTGGCCGGCGTGCGCGCGCACCTTCGATGACCGCCGCTCGTTGCGCTGATGCACATACTCGAATGCCAGGCGCAGATCGCGCGATGGCAGCGGGTGGGCATCGCCGCGCACGCTCCAGGTATTCAGCCCGTCGCGCGCCGCGAAGGGCGGATCGGCGTCGAGCACGCGCAGATACAGGA is part of the Candidatus Limnocylindrales bacterium genome and encodes:
- a CDS encoding cupin domain-containing protein → MPKASLATELERYRIGQKVRRLRRNRALGLVELGRLTGLSPAMLSKIETGKSVPTLSTLARVAIVFSVGLDHFFRPEEERPVCAIVRRRERMRFPEESGSKSPSFWFESLDFPATDRAMSAYVAEIEPQDEPGRSTHQHEGYELLYVIEGTLGLWHDGIEHRLDKGDSVYLDARAPHGYRRLSSKRCTAIVVTAP